DNA from Maniola hyperantus chromosome 28, iAphHyp1.2, whole genome shotgun sequence:
tggttaatagatgaaacgtattttatattcaatttaatatgtcaataaatatattgcatatgggttgcctaacaAATTTCAGTCTAGTACATATacgattaattaataattttaaaaaacatttttttttaatcatttcaccGGTTTATTTAATTGACAAATTCCATACCTACCAATCGAAAGTAAgaagcccatagaatatgcaaacgtttATTTTCCCCGGGTAGGCAGGTATAAACAGGTAAATCGATTCTAGTAACTTGcaccgcgttaatgaattaaagttaaatgaaaataaacatttatttcattaacctaacgtttgcatattctatgggcttcatactttcgattggtatggaatttgtgaaatgattaaaaaaaaatattattattaactagctgattcccgcgacttcgtacgcgtggatttaggtttttagattATTGCGATCGAAAAagttttttgatatattttacgagtacctcaaaaggaaaaaaggaacccatataggatcactttgttgtctgtctgtcaagaaacctacagggtaggtacttcccgttgacttagaatcatgaaatttggcaggtaataatcttatagctgacatttgcggaaaaatctaaaaactgtgaATGATGAAcgatgaactaataattagtattttcaactttcaaagtgagataactatatcaagtggggtatcatatgaaaggtcttcacctgtacattctaaaacagatttttatttatttttatgcatcataatttttgaattatcgtgcaaaatgtcgaaaaaatacgactgtagtacggaacccttatacacgcgagcctgactcgcacttggtccgTTTTTGCTAATATTAGCACCAATGTTATGGGACGGGTAGTTATTTATGTCCAAAATGGCAAATAAAATAGCTTTTCATTGtatctttttttctttattccatCTCCTTCATAATTCATGTAATaagtcataaaataaattatgttaaattttttaaaatttatactgtttgaaaaattttatttcttataataaaatgtaataagaataaaattttatttaaaaattacataaaataatagtttcaataagcgattaaatatcacttccctTAGCGGTAAACATtgtgaaaaaaaatcgaaaaccatttttttatttaaatatcccgCGAACACGCTTTCCAGACAATTTGGCTCTTcatacgtcattttgacgtcacctgTTGTAAACTTTGGTTGTTGACTATTCTCATACACGCAACTGTTTACGAACAGTTGACGTCATCAACCACTCGGCCAATCACAGCCGTTTACGATCACGTGACTAAAGTAgacaaaaaaacattttctttgtCGATTTTCTCATAAAATATcttcgttttcagggttttccaggatgctgattttgataatgacatttatacTAACTGAATGTTAACACTTGTTACACGCAATATGTAGgttgactcaacgggaatttttaaaaatagttgtccCATTGAgtaacaatggcaccgattccgttgtctttctctaaactaaatttagagtatctgcatccttttctttttaacaatgctaaaaagggataGAACacgaactttacatttaaagactctgaattttagtgcacgctaaaaatttaaacagtaggctcgcgactgtgcgctataATCACGgcttttaccatctaaaaattaaatttaaaactgtcaaactgcgtctgtccttttcatattacattagtaagaagaggatgcgaatactctaaatttaggtgtgcacagaatcagtaccagtgttactcaacgggacaactatttttaaaaattcccgttgagtcacagtgttacacatgTGGGTGTGACTCAATGGGAATAACCCATGTATTTTTCTTAACTGACTAAATAGTTGGTTTCCAAAATTCGTATTCAATACGGATGCCATTAATAGATCCTATATTTTACATGCTGTCCAATATCCTATTCAGAGTAACTCCCGAGCGAAGcgtgttgcatctagaatcctgcGTAGAGTGCGTTCAGGGGCACCCAAGACGAAGACAGCATTATCCCTGTTTAGGTAGTCTAGATTAATTTAGTTCCAAAAATCGTACCAGATGGCGCTATTTGTAATTGTCTCGCGCTCATATTACATTCTTGCAGCTGTACAAACTGGGCTGTTGGATTTAATAAACTGATTGTTTTCGAGATATTTGCCATATGTTTTGTTCTACCAGTGTCTACACCGTGTGAGTGAGTACACCctgccacagttcacgacaattcatactagatggcgctgtcatTAATTGTCTCGCGCTCATATTTCATTCTTGTAGCTGTACAAACTGGGCTGTTGGATTTAATAAACCGGTTGTTTTCGAGATATTTGACTTATGTTTTGTTCTACCAGTGTCTACACCGTGTGAGtactgtaatatgtacgaattgtcagtttaagtaacataaaaatgcaactcctcaatatatcgaattatgttgcctgcacatcggattgaaagagaggtgatgcaaaattatgtgggttaagtagttaagcaatacgattaagacaatagtatgtaagatttctttattagtattgttagtccataagcgagagtagatcataagccggctctcaataaacatcttccaccgttgccgcatttaattattaacatacggccacaacatatctcatggcgacccttgccagtcggtgcatgcctaatctaagtgcgtgcaccggctgggcaccgatcaagaagaagactacacaattttctaaagaatatcaagattcaagactcaattagaacaaaaagaagaaaaaaaaatatccacgtcctgtattaaaaatcaagaaacactaacatcaagaaataagcccaaaaatgaatcgcttatgaacagaagacatctcaagcttgATTGATTGCTTGATCCCGagcattgatcggcccagcatcatcgtgcgtccagggttatcccggccacaactaggaggtgtccagggtattcccggcccagttcgaggagtccagggttttcccggcccaccaagaagaaagaagaggcgcagactccagacctccggacctgatgagcGAAATCACccctgacgacgacggcgactacacggcggtcacgaaattgattaataaaatgcgtcgctaacagttaaagtaagtgcaatttatctctcgtaatgggcaaataggtagaatgtgtaggtattgtaatttttttttggatagataatttaattttgtacgtataggTTAAGagaatattggtattttttttttaataaatgatacttgctccactatctactaataaattccgttcgtgctttatttgtaagattttatatagtgtgtaggatagtttaaaataataatggatagttaataaatgaataaatagatacttacttctttcgtaaatattcggtgttaaaatcgaactataataattcagagaattataacggtgtcatcgcgtggtcaacgacacacgcgtacccgaacattttgtattgttatacgagacaatggttttgctcgagatgcaatttgcaaatacaaggaaatgaatatgaaataaggagaattttttcccctacagacgtttttcgtctagtttcatgctagttttgacgatataagactatacccggctttaacgaattaggactctgcaaaccaaaggcttgatcacccttcggctgtagaagtgccataggtataaaatatacaatatttattttgggattgagacatactgacgtaggaagatgattgttatttatttgtttaaacgcgatattttgcgcatatttagtacctcctcattcaactatatttgtctagactcttgatcattatctaccgcgctggtgttagtgaaagacctagaatttttatgaaaagttgaatgttattgaaatacttattgaaagaaataagtttgatgaagactataagtcttatgaaaaatgcttgcaagcatgttatgttaaatattaattaggagagtacgcgccgcgtttgttgatttgtttatttatttgtattatgtgaagaagtaacttgaaaggaagatgaagactaggagagatttattttgactgtccaggaaatataaatacctgagatgtttactcaataataggtattattatgggttatagaatagaaaccctatatttaccgtcttacgacgatgctatacgacagctgtatacttatgatgacgacgatttgataggtcaaagaatcttttgagacAACTAAGTCGATtagtgaaatcgatacctcagcttatacatatctaatacctatgatgctattttgagattatcttattacctatgatgagatttttcgaaacttttgtaaaagttaaatccttgactgcacttaatagattacgatttttctagttataagtaaggttgaaagtatgcccatacgaagtaagagataagataaattgcacttgagcacagtaagtaacgataaaaaaaaatgtttccttacttaattttaattttatttagcattagattttatttttgtgattgtcatcatcttttcttctgattcgatgtagcgtctaacatttttttcttttaaggggaggggtaaccgcatacattttcaggggagttgtaatatgtacgaattgtcagtttaagtaacataaaaatgcaactcctcaatatatcgaattatgttgcctgcacatcggattgaaagagaggtgatgcaaaattatgtgggttaagtagttaagcaatacgattaagacaatagtatgtaagatttctttattagtattgttagtccataagcgagagtagatcataagccggctctcaataaacatcttccaccgttgccgcatttaattattaacatacggccacaacatatctcagtaCTACCCTACCATAGTACACGACAATTTAACTTAtaacaaaacgtcaaggcttcgacgtcactggcaggcgtcaaatgtttgACGTCAAACATTAGACgctagccctatttttctttgatttcacgtcaccattgCCTAATATTTGATACATCGTCGACTcagaatcaaaccgagagttcactCTGACCCCTCGTtgaatactctacttttcacactCCCTAGGCGTCGCACGGCGGCTGCCACTGCACGGCGCCGATCTTCCTGTTGATCTCGGACAGTATGAGCTGGCAGCGCGCGATCTGCGCCGGCCGCAGCTGCGGCGTCGGGTCGCGCGTGCGATCAGCGGCCGGCGGCTCGCGCTTGGCCCGACGCagcgcgcggcgccgccgggCTCGGGCtgtggctgtgaaaaaattaataccttgcaaaataaaaacgactttcgtcgatagtacagagtcgcatattaaaattcttcggacacgtctcccggcgtgagagtgactccattgagcgtcttgtcgtgcagggcaaggtggagggcaccagaggacgaggaaggtcacccatgcgatggaccgaccaaattaagtctgctgtgggcggtcctttgcacgagtgtaccaggctgtcgaccagcagggagaaatggcgaatgctcgtgaggcatataacatctgccctcaaagacgttgcttcgtgatgaccacgaccgctctgccaagagtgatacgacaaagaagaaaataaaattcagCTACCTCAAACGAGAATAAATCTTTTACATACTCTATGGCAATGAAAACATACAACAAGCTACCCGAAgtgataaaaaacaaaaaaaccggccaagtgcgagtcaggctcgcgcaatgacggttccgtactacagtcgtattttttcgacattttgcactataattcaaaaactatgatgcataaaaataaataaaaatctgttttagaatgtacaggtgaagacctttcatatgatacaccacttgatatacttatcttacttcgaaaattaaaaatattaatcattagttcatgaccacaatttttttttgtgtgatgtaaccacaaattcacggttttcagatttctcccctaataccagctataagacccaccggGGGTGGTTCTTATAACTTTTTcgaaagggttccgtttttccttttgaggtacggaaccctaaaaaacacatCTAGTGGGTAcataagtcccgaaaattgcttgGTAGcctccattttagtgacgttttatttcggctgacgtcaaaatgacgtcatttcgatgttaatgagacatggttccagcgcaatagcaacttGCGCGACTTATACTACATTTCAAGCGGAAGCTACAtgatcttttaaataaaatgtattaaaaattaatgactatttcatgggtaaaatattataataatataattgatgaatTTTGACTTTTATATGCGCTGACTTATTTCTATTTCCTTATTTATTAATCctttatttgacaactagtcaaatcaataatttttatcaaacgtcaaaacgcgcgctttgtatgcgaaattctatgaCAAACCGTatgtatgtgacgtcacaaagtttaatgaggaggtttccaggcaacgttcgagaaaattttcatagatggcgctgaatatatgtatgtatgtatacactttattgcaccacagaaacacaaatgacaggttacgaaaagaaatcttaaaaaagtaggtacaaaaagacggtcttatcgctaaatagcgatctcttccagacaaccttaacgctagggagaaaacgaacaaacggacaatgggaggtgggaATATATTACCGccactaaagacgaaaaataatacctatatctatatacctacctacctatacctatatctatattgtatgtatatacatatatgtgtaggtatatgtattatatgttctttgtttttaacattaagttagtatattataatatagtaattctaattttcttatttctaattttgttttttgacaaagtaggcatgatgtaatgcgcagacgtacgcattgagggtcaaacctctgtggtttttttacaatgcgtactacctattatatgtaaattttcttgtatgttaataataaataaaaaaaaaaaaaaaaaaaaaatatcatatatgctttaaatttttaaatttaaatcggatgcgaaattaattaattacttctattatagttcacagattttgtggggaagaaacgtaaggaaaattgcagtgcacgctagctgttactcttcatctatgtcattgattgacacgacctaaacactaaagcatagatcatctagatataggtattatttttcctctttcgtggcgacctatgcgaaatattcaagagacatctatgaaaattttattgaagctgtCCCTGAAAATTCCtcatctaatctaatctaatctaatctatctaatctaatctaatctaatatataaatatataaaaggaaaaggtgactgactgactgactgactgactgactgaatgactgactgatctatcaacgcacagctcaaactactagacggatcgggctgaaatttggcatgcagatagctattatgacgtaggcatccgctaagaaaggatttttgaaaattcaacccctaagggggtgaaataggggtttgaaatttgtgtagtccacgcgaacgaagtcgcgagcataagctagttaataataatttaaaatggttttcacacataaaactaacaaaggatgtgGAATTAACGTACTctggaagatcctctatttaataatcactgagaaagaatttattcttgaaatagtcaaataccgtataaccttggctaatattctttttaaagaaaaaaaaacataccacTTTCAATCTTCCCTTTGCCTTTATAATCTTCGTCTCCATAGTTTTTTGATAACGATCTCTTCTTTGGCGactgaaacaaaataattcTGTATTAAATGGCCCATATTCATATAGCCTAGTgattgaagctgtgatagcctagtggttaggatgtccgccttctaatcggaggtcgggggttcaatcccgggcaggCACCTCTTGACTTTTCggagagttatgtgcgtttttaagtaattaaaatatcacttgctttaacggtgaaggaaaacatcgtaaggaaacctgcatgcctgagagttctccataatgttctcaaaggtaatgttctccataatgtaaatgagtgaacacttaataggcatatgtacaaataagtagctaagtaaaaaagtaaaagctgtgtgtgttccataataaaaataataaaaaaggtgtgtgaagtctaccaatctgcaattggctagcgtggtagactatggccaaaactctcactctgagaggagacccgtcaagtgctctgtactgagccggtgatgggttgatcatgatgatgatgatgtaacaGGTTTCTACCTTTCGCTTTGCCTTCTGATAGTGTTGCGCGTCATAGAACTGAGGTTGTGAGCGTCTGACTCGGCCGGTTCTTCGCTTGATATCCTCTACTGCAGGCAGGGAGTCGGCCCCGCGCCGGGCCGCGAAGAAGGTGTGCCCACATTTACATGACTTTGATGCTACAGCCACCTGGAAGATATAgagtattttttgtaaaattccaTTAAAAGTTggtagccattgactgcaatctcacctggtggtaaataataaaaaaccgcccaagtgcgagtcaggctctcgcaatgagggttccgtactacagtcgtattttttcgatattttgcacgataattcaaaaactatgatgcataaaaattaataaagatctgttttcgaatgcacagctgaagacctttcatatgatacccaacttgatatagtcactgaCTTCgatagttgaaaatactaattattagttcatgaccacaattaaattttttttgtctgatctaaccctaaattcacggttttcagatttttccccaaatgtcagctataagatctacctacctgccaaaattcattattctaggtcaacgggaagtaccctgtagatttcttaacagacagacaacaaagtgatcctataagggttccgtttttccttttgaggtacggaaccctaaaaaggaaaccCTAAGGAAGGAAGGAAAGGAAAGGAAGGAAGCTAGTTtgtctataataatataccGATAGATTCTAACTTCGAACAAAATCAAACTTAATCCTAAAAAAAGATTTGACCTCAATAATTTCATACTATTGTCTAAGATCATAGTTTATTgcttaaaattacatttttaatagagaactagcttatgcccgcgactacgtccgcgtgaactacacaaatttcaaactcctatttcacccccttaggtgttgaattttcaaaaatcctttcttagcggacgcctacgtcataatagctatctgcatgccaaatttcagcctaatccgtccagtagtttgagctgtgcgttgatagatcagtcagtcaccttttccttttatatatttagatgttaagTATGAAAAACAACAAACCTGCATCTCACATTTGGGGCAGCTTTTTGCTATCATTTTGTTTCTTCCCATTATTAACGATTTTAAACCTACCTATTCCCTTCCTTGCTAGCTTTGACTTTAAATTGTTCTTGTTTGGAAATAATTTAGGGGACAGTACTTGGTGATTACATGTAAACCATAATCTACACATCAATTTAATAGTTGAAtcgtttaaaaataacttaaattaatattaaaattcattaaaattctATTACAAATCACAAAATGTTTACACGAGCCACAGACGAATAACCAAAatgttaaattacaaaaaaaaaaatttaattataatataaaacctTAGACTAGGTATACACCCATTTACAAAAATTGGCTTTATGACTCTGGATTCTAATATTTTCAATGAAGATATTAGAATATATTATCAAAGGAAGACTACGAACACGggcaaaattcaattaaatatttgttaGGTATGTGGTAGCGATAGGTAACTTTAGAAACATAATATCTAGTCGCATTTTTATGGAACCATGTCGCAAACTAAAAATCGTGtcagtaatctcggagatttcggtgtacataaCTTAAGtagaaaacacaactccttttttgaaagttggttaaaaaagtatcctatgttactccttggttaattctctacttgtctgtgaaagtcccgtagAAATAGGGTCAGCCGTTccaaagattagcccgttcaaagagacaaacagacagacagacaaaaattttaaaaacgtgtgatttagTTAtgatacagttcaaataaccttATGAGCTTAATGTGTGgtaattatttcgaaattatagaatagacacttcaattttatttattatagtatagatattagtgatgtaacgaatgtcatattATGAACATTCGCGAACGCGAACCTATTCAGTTTTTGTTTGGCGTCATTTGTCTAACGCTTGGTGACCTTGGCGGTagtcccgttaccaaatgataaagagaagactgataaatgtgattacgaggttaagttactttttattacattaaaaacataaggaattaatggattttgttttattatacaccaaaaaaaaagtagtagtaagtaagtatattcgcaaaacattcgcagtaatttcgcgaatgcgaatgcgaatatgcaaaaatatgcgaacATCCACGAATGCGAATGCGAGTATTCGTTGCATCACTAATACATAGATATAGATTTAGCCATAATATAAACATTTCCACATTTAGATAACAAcatcgaaatataaatatttctcGATTGGATGGATAAAGCCATCTTAATCGCGATCATGAATAGACGTCTCTTGTGGATATCCCTGGCATCCATTTTGGGGCAGGCTACATGTTTGATGTAAGTTTTTTTACCCgggagtttgttgtgggctcttctcagacgtgggcgcgtttggaaccctcgtagctttaagtttgcgtaataattatcaccactatatcttacaaatccaacaactgactatcgaaatgactataatttattacctattttgaataaatcatttgactttgactttgactttaaactTCCATAGTCGCGTTGTAATATGTAGCTTGCAAATGTTTTcgtcattttttagggttccgtacctcaaaaggaaaaacggatcccttaaataggatcactttgttgtctgtctgtctgtcaagaaacctacagggtacttcccagccagacagacagacaacaaagtgatcctataagggttccattttccttttgtagtacggaacactaaaaacgaaaaagtaacaaaaaaaagttaaaaaaaatatcatatataaaattatagtaaaaaaatagaggttaaattattaattaatagccCTCTGGTGACAGAAAGGCTGGCTCGTTTTTCGCataaaggatcagcctggctgtccagcacggatatgcagccagtattcttagcACCATTCTTCAGTCATGATTTGCACAGTTATTAGATAAGCTGTGTAAAAAAATAGTATAggtaaaaccggccaagtgcgtggcgggccacgcgcattgtagggttccgtagtcacaatacTGGAAAAACAGAtctaactccttaacctgtgttagccatgatagttttcctttaaaattgattatatatactactgctgtgaattttttcacgttcctatatactaccatttggctgatagaggggggggggggggacacttgactctaataaaaatttgcacttaaaaacatcatattttacaaacggatcttagaaatcgaaaaataatgttcccacacccacagtatttttaaaagacctattcaacgataccccactctatggggtagacgagaaaaaaaatccaTCCACACTTTACATgaaggggagctaccctaaaaaaatatttatcaaaattttatttcaccagtttgtcggcgtgattatttaaacccatgccaaattacagatttctagcactaatagtctctggaggaccgaggacggacggacagacggacggatggacatggcgaaactataagggttccttgtttactacggaaccctaaaaaatgaaacCCGTCCTTGATATAATTTCATAATCGCGATAGATAACTTAGGGTCAATGGCGATTGATAGCGGGAGAGGTGAAAAGGTCAAAACAACAAATTAAAGTAAGAAAATGATTAATCAAAGCACCTAAATATTAAGtaacctgtgatagcctagtggttaggacgtccgccttctaatcggaggtcgggggttcgatcccgagcacgcacctctaacttttcggagttatgtgcgttttaagtaactaaatatcacttgctttaacggtgaaggaaaacatcgtgaggaaacttgcaagcctgagagtaaaataaaataaataaaaataaaaatcttttttattcgtataaacttttacaagcacttagtcggatgcatctaccactggttcggaatgcctttcctaccgagaagaaccagcaagaaactcggcggttgctcttttcaaatatttgatataggtacaagattatgccatgtataaaatagtatttgcagtcttgtgcgttgctggaacgagctgcaggtcaaatccacgctcttttatcatttagataatcttcaattgtgtaatatgcttttttcaggagcatatttttaatagattttttaaacttgtgcaaaggtaagtccaaaatagtttgcgggattttattataaaaagttaatacccatacccacaaatgacttttggactttcctgagacagcaatagccacaaagcaaaatatgaagaagaagaagacttcccgttgaccttgaatcatga
Protein-coding regions in this window:
- the LOC117995208 gene encoding UPF0547 protein C16orf87-like: MGRNKMIAKSCPKCEMQVAVASKSCKCGHTFFAARRGADSLPAVEDIKRRTGRVRRSQPQFYDAQHYQKAKRKSPKKRSLSKNYGDEDYKGKGKIESATARARRRRALRRAKREPPAADRTRDPTPQLRPAQIARCQLILSEINRKIGAVQWQPPCDA